The following coding sequences are from one Achromobacter sp. B7 window:
- a CDS encoding pyridoxamine 5'-phosphate oxidase family protein: protein MIPTDTPLDDGLPWHAGERLLQARAGVAERMAQIGPKIVRDHMPDQHRAFFAQLPFLVIGTVDPQGDPWAGVLEGQPGFAMSPDPHTLRVTVMPDADDPVRAGLGPGQAVGLLGIELHTRRRNRMNGRIAAWDGKRFDVAVAQSFGNCPQYIQARDFHFSRSPAMRFAAALPETDQLDDAARALIQSADTFFVASYVDDDARGGRAVDVSHRGGKPGFVRVDGNVLTIPDFSGNRFFNTLGNLMANPRAGLVFVDFERGDLLQVSGRAEVVLDSPEIQSFAGAERLWRVHVRRVLRRPGALALRWQFGAYSPTALGTGQWPGQPG, encoded by the coding sequence ATGATCCCCACTGATACCCCTCTTGACGACGGCTTGCCCTGGCATGCGGGCGAACGCCTGTTGCAAGCGCGCGCCGGCGTGGCCGAACGCATGGCGCAGATCGGCCCGAAGATCGTGCGCGACCACATGCCCGACCAGCACCGCGCTTTTTTCGCGCAGTTGCCATTCCTGGTGATTGGCACGGTGGACCCCCAGGGCGACCCGTGGGCCGGCGTGCTGGAGGGCCAGCCCGGCTTTGCCATGTCGCCCGACCCGCACACCTTGCGGGTAACCGTCATGCCGGATGCCGATGATCCGGTGCGCGCGGGCCTGGGCCCCGGGCAGGCGGTGGGGCTGCTGGGCATCGAGCTGCACACGCGCCGGCGAAATCGCATGAACGGTCGCATCGCGGCATGGGACGGCAAGCGCTTCGATGTAGCCGTGGCGCAGTCCTTTGGCAATTGCCCGCAGTACATCCAGGCGCGCGATTTTCATTTCTCGCGTTCGCCCGCCATGCGGTTTGCAGCCGCGTTGCCGGAAACCGATCAATTGGACGATGCCGCGCGCGCGTTGATCCAATCGGCCGACACCTTTTTCGTGGCCTCTTACGTGGACGATGATGCGCGGGGTGGCCGCGCGGTTGACGTGTCGCATCGCGGCGGCAAACCCGGTTTTGTGCGGGTGGACGGCAATGTGCTGACCATTCCCGATTTTTCCGGCAACCGCTTTTTCAATACCTTGGGCAACCTGATGGCGAACCCGCGCGCGGGGTTGGTCTTTGTGGATTTTGAACGGGGCGACCTGCTTCAGGTATCGGGCCGCGCCGAGGTGGTGCTGGACAGCCCCGAAATCCAAAGCTTTGCGGGCGCTGAACGGCTGTGGCGCGTGCACGTGCGCCGTGTGCTGCGGCGGCCCGGCGCCTTGGCGCTGCGCTGGCAATTCGGCGCGTATTCGCCAACCGCGCTGGGCACGGGGCAATGGCCGGGGCAGCCGGGCTAG
- a CDS encoding glutathione S-transferase family protein — MSAAPLTFYSFPLSGHAHRVALMLSLLNVPHQRVDVDLRGGEHKRPEFLALNAFGQVPVIDDNGTVVADSNAILVYLATRYDGQAWLPADPAGAAAVQRWLSVAAGPLASGPATARLITVFGAPYDVETTLARAHALLGVMNAELGTRAFLAGSRPTIADVACYAYVSHAPEGNVSLADYPHVRAWLDRIESLPGFVPMARTPAGLQAA, encoded by the coding sequence ATGTCCGCTGCCCCGTTGACCTTCTATAGCTTTCCCCTGTCCGGCCACGCGCATCGCGTCGCGCTGATGCTGTCGCTGCTGAACGTTCCGCACCAGCGCGTCGACGTGGACCTGCGCGGCGGCGAGCACAAGCGCCCGGAATTCCTGGCGCTGAACGCGTTCGGCCAGGTGCCGGTCATCGACGACAACGGCACGGTGGTGGCGGATTCCAATGCCATCCTGGTCTATCTGGCCACCCGCTACGACGGCCAGGCCTGGCTGCCCGCCGATCCGGCCGGCGCGGCGGCGGTGCAGCGCTGGTTGTCGGTGGCGGCCGGGCCCCTGGCCAGCGGCCCGGCAACGGCCCGATTGATCACGGTATTTGGCGCGCCCTACGACGTGGAAACGACCTTGGCGCGCGCGCATGCCTTGCTGGGCGTCATGAACGCCGAGCTTGGCACCCGTGCCTTCCTGGCCGGTTCCCGCCCGACGATCGCGGACGTGGCCTGCTACGCCTACGTGTCGCACGCGCCCGAAGGCAATGTGTCGCTGGCCGACTACCCCCATGTGCGTGCGTGGCTCGACCGCATCGAAAGCCTGCCGGGCTTCGTGCCCATGGCCCGCACGCCCGCCGGCTTGCAGGCCGCCTGA
- a CDS encoding helix-turn-helix domain-containing protein: MVKRTSLEGAACPVARSLDAIGDWWSLLIVRDAFDGVRRFGEFQKSLGVAKNILSDRLRTLVAHGILAVAPASDGSAYQEYVLTDKGRALFPVIVGLRQWGEDHYYGPAEAHSTLIDRKRGQAVRRLEIRAQDGRLLEPDDTVVQKTTPSPG; the protein is encoded by the coding sequence ATGGTCAAACGCACCAGCCTTGAAGGCGCCGCCTGCCCGGTGGCGCGCTCGTTAGACGCCATCGGCGACTGGTGGTCGCTGTTGATCGTGCGCGACGCGTTCGACGGCGTGCGCCGGTTTGGCGAATTCCAGAAAAGCCTGGGCGTGGCCAAGAACATCCTTAGCGACCGGCTGCGCACACTGGTTGCCCACGGCATCCTGGCCGTGGCCCCTGCCTCGGACGGCAGCGCTTATCAGGAATACGTGCTGACGGACAAAGGCCGCGCGCTGTTTCCGGTCATCGTCGGCTTGCGGCAGTGGGGCGAAGACCATTACTACGGCCCTGCCGAAGCGCACTCCACGCTGATCGACCGCAAGCGCGGCCAAGCCGTGCGCCGCCTGGAAATCCGCGCCCAGGACGGGCGCCTGCTGGAACCGGACGACACCGTCGTGCAGAAAACCACGCCCTCGCCCGGCTAG
- a CDS encoding LysR family transcriptional regulator — protein sequence MNRFQEMSVFLAVAEAQSYAAAARRLEMSAPSVTRSVAALERRLGALLLVRTTRSLRLTEAGQRYAADCRRILEDVEQADDAAAGAMAVPRGALHVTAPAFFGELHVMPVVLGYLRAHRAVSVRTLLVDRVVNLLDEGVDVAVRIGALPDSTLTAVPVGHVRRVVCATPEFLRQHGEPQDPDALHRFCTITAAMEGRGAQWRFQQAGEPRRLNVESQLAVTSFQAAVLAACEGWGLTQVVSYQVARHLKSGALQVVLRDFELPPMPVHVVYPEGRRSSAKVRSFVEFCVQALRRDLAELPL from the coding sequence ATGAATCGATTCCAAGAAATGTCGGTGTTCCTGGCCGTGGCTGAAGCCCAGAGCTATGCCGCCGCCGCACGCCGCCTGGAAATGTCCGCGCCGTCGGTCACGCGCAGCGTTGCCGCGCTGGAACGGCGGCTGGGCGCCTTGCTGCTGGTACGCACCACGCGCAGCCTGCGCCTGACCGAGGCGGGCCAGCGCTACGCGGCCGACTGCCGCCGCATTCTTGAAGACGTCGAACAAGCCGACGATGCCGCCGCCGGTGCGATGGCCGTACCACGTGGCGCGCTGCACGTCACCGCGCCCGCGTTCTTTGGCGAACTGCACGTCATGCCGGTGGTGCTGGGCTATCTGCGCGCGCATCGGGCCGTGTCGGTGCGCACCTTGCTGGTGGACCGGGTGGTCAACCTGCTGGACGAAGGCGTGGATGTTGCCGTGCGCATCGGCGCGTTGCCCGATTCCACGTTGACGGCGGTGCCGGTCGGCCACGTGCGCCGCGTGGTGTGCGCCACGCCTGAATTCCTGCGCCAACACGGCGAACCCCAGGACCCCGATGCGCTGCACCGCTTCTGCACCATCACGGCCGCGATGGAAGGGCGGGGCGCGCAATGGCGCTTCCAGCAAGCCGGCGAGCCGCGCCGGCTGAACGTGGAATCGCAGCTGGCCGTCACGTCGTTTCAGGCCGCCGTATTGGCCGCGTGCGAAGGGTGGGGCTTGACGCAGGTGGTGTCGTACCAGGTGGCGCGGCACCTCAAAAGCGGTGCCTTGCAGGTGGTGCTGCGCGACTTCGAATTGCCGCCCATGCCGGTGCATGTGGTGTACCCAGAGGGCCGCCGCAGTTCCGCCAAAGTGCGCAGCTTTGTCGAATTCTGCGTGCAAGCCCTGCGGCGCGATCTGGCCGAATTACCGCTCTGA
- a CDS encoding LysR substrate-binding domain-containing protein, which translates to MRPVTFDLDILRSFVAGVDLGSFGRAADRLGRSTSAISAQMKKLEEQAGVPLLRKAGRGLVLTDAGQTMLAYGRRLLELNDQAARAVQGAELSGRVRLGMQEDFGEMLLPRVLGQFARAHPHVRIEARVARNGELLERMALGQLDLALAWDFDARLPHAERLLDLPMRWIGPSQLADPPRGDGDGELPLVAFEAPCLFRTCATNALDRAGVNWRAAFTSPSLAGLWAAVSAGLGLAVRTPLGLPAGVRALAAGEQGLPPLPSIPLSLYRAQAQPDPVAAALADIVRQCVRDSSAAWATPSALPTTLPATVPA; encoded by the coding sequence ATGCGACCCGTAACCTTTGACCTGGACATCCTGCGCAGCTTCGTTGCGGGCGTCGATTTGGGTAGCTTCGGCCGGGCGGCCGACCGCCTGGGCCGATCCACGTCGGCGATCAGCGCGCAAATGAAAAAGCTGGAAGAGCAGGCCGGTGTGCCGCTGCTGCGCAAGGCCGGCCGCGGCCTGGTGCTCACCGACGCGGGCCAGACCATGCTGGCCTACGGCCGCCGCCTGTTGGAGCTGAACGACCAGGCAGCCCGCGCCGTGCAAGGCGCCGAGCTGTCCGGCCGCGTGCGCCTGGGCATGCAGGAAGACTTCGGCGAAATGCTGTTGCCCCGCGTGCTGGGCCAATTCGCCCGCGCGCATCCCCATGTGCGGATCGAAGCACGGGTGGCGCGCAACGGCGAACTGCTGGAACGCATGGCGCTGGGGCAGTTGGACCTGGCGCTGGCCTGGGACTTTGATGCGCGCCTGCCGCATGCCGAACGCCTGCTGGACCTGCCCATGCGCTGGATCGGCCCCAGCCAGCTTGCCGATCCGCCGCGCGGCGACGGCGATGGCGAACTGCCGCTGGTGGCCTTCGAGGCGCCTTGCCTGTTTCGCACCTGTGCCACCAACGCGTTGGACCGCGCCGGTGTGAACTGGCGCGCGGCATTCACCAGCCCCAGCCTGGCCGGCTTGTGGGCGGCCGTGTCGGCGGGGCTGGGCCTGGCCGTGCGCACGCCGTTGGGCCTGCCCGCCGGCGTGCGCGCGCTGGCGGCGGGCGAGCAGGGCCTGCCCCCTTTGCCGTCGATCCCGCTGTCGCTGTATCGTGCCCAGGCGCAGCCGGACCCGGTGGCCGCCGCGCTGGCCGATATCGTGCGGCAGTGTGTCCGGGACAGCAGCGCCGCCTGGGCGACGCCATCCGCCCTGCCCACCACCTTGCCCGCCACGGTCCCAGCATGA
- a CDS encoding proline dehydrogenase family protein: MSIFQRTTIALARSPVMGRAMRAVAARSSLAQRFVGGTDVHAAVRTALRLWQAHGIRSSLFYLGEYVADPAAIEHNVSQALDACRALGAAGLDVHVSVDPTAIGYMASDALGAANARRIADAIASPRAAIARRNCMMLDMEDSTIRDRTCALHRALLEDGLPVGLTLQARRRRTPEDLAWAVRRPTSLRLVKGAFPERALDHAGRARIDLAYLDAAAIMLSHDARKAGFYPVFGTHDDRLAGAIMTLARERGWSPDAFEFEMLYGVRPDWQMALRGLGYNVRVYLPFGADWWPYAIRRVGENPSNAWLLARSLTADGRYFG, translated from the coding sequence ATGAGCATTTTCCAAAGAACCACCATCGCGCTGGCGCGCAGCCCCGTCATGGGGCGCGCAATGCGGGCGGTGGCGGCGCGCTCGTCGCTGGCGCAGCGCTTTGTCGGCGGCACGGATGTGCACGCCGCCGTTCGCACCGCGTTGCGGCTGTGGCAGGCCCATGGCATCCGGTCATCGTTGTTCTACCTGGGCGAATACGTGGCCGACCCCGCCGCCATCGAACACAACGTGTCGCAAGCCCTGGACGCCTGTCGCGCGCTGGGCGCGGCCGGGCTGGACGTGCACGTATCCGTGGACCCCACCGCCATCGGCTACATGGCCAGCGACGCGCTGGGCGCCGCCAACGCGCGCCGTATCGCCGACGCCATCGCAAGCCCCCGCGCCGCCATCGCCCGCCGCAACTGCATGATGTTGGATATGGAAGATTCCACCATCCGCGATCGCACCTGCGCGCTACATCGTGCCTTGCTGGAAGACGGCTTGCCCGTCGGCTTGACCTTGCAGGCGCGGCGGCGGCGCACGCCCGAAGACCTGGCCTGGGCCGTGCGCCGGCCCACGTCGTTGCGGCTGGTGAAAGGCGCGTTTCCCGAGCGCGCGCTGGACCATGCGGGCCGCGCCCGGATCGACCTGGCCTATCTGGACGCGGCCGCCATCATGCTGTCGCACGACGCGCGCAAAGCGGGGTTTTATCCGGTGTTCGGCACGCATGACGACAGGCTGGCCGGCGCCATCATGACGTTGGCGCGCGAGCGGGGATGGTCGCCCGACGCGTTCGAATTTGAAATGCTTTATGGTGTGCGCCCCGACTGGCAAATGGCGCTGCGCGGCCTGGGCTATAACGTCCGGGTCTACCTGCCATTCGGTGCCGACTGGTGGCCTTACGCCATCCGCCGCGTCGGCGAAAATCCGTCCAATGCGTGGCTGTTGGCGCGCTCGCTGACCGCGGATGGACGGTACTTCGGCTAG
- a CDS encoding MFS transporter: protein MLLAVACALSVANVYYAQPLLDAIGREFLLDEGAVGVVVSATQLGCAVALLFVVPLGDLLDRRRLMLAQLGLLVLALGAVAMSANTPWLLAGMVALGLLGTAMTQGLLALSAALAAPGERGRVVGAAQGGVVIGLLLARTVAGVVADAWGWRAVYVVSAAMAALLAWVLLRRLPRRRLPTATLSYWDLLRSMATLLATEPVLRVRGMIALLMFAAISVFWTALVLPLSAPPHSLSHAAVGGFGLVGVLGVLMAARAGRWADRGLGQRTTGAGLVLLCLAWAPIALLDHSLWALALGVLVLDVALQALHVTNQTMIFSISAQSHSRLVGSYMMFYAVGSGLGGIASTAVYARAGWLGVCALGAAISVTALLFWAATLPRKASPPPSRQGCTA, encoded by the coding sequence ATGTTGCTGGCCGTAGCCTGTGCGCTAAGCGTGGCCAACGTGTATTACGCGCAGCCCTTGCTGGATGCCATCGGCCGGGAGTTCCTGCTGGACGAAGGCGCCGTGGGCGTCGTCGTCAGCGCAACGCAATTGGGCTGCGCGGTGGCGCTGCTGTTCGTGGTGCCGCTTGGCGACCTGCTGGACCGGCGCCGCCTGATGCTGGCGCAACTGGGCCTGCTGGTGCTGGCGCTGGGCGCGGTGGCCATGTCGGCCAATACGCCGTGGCTGCTGGCGGGCATGGTGGCGCTGGGCCTGTTGGGTACCGCGATGACGCAAGGCCTGCTGGCGCTGTCCGCCGCGCTGGCCGCGCCCGGCGAACGGGGCAGGGTGGTGGGCGCCGCGCAGGGCGGGGTGGTGATCGGCTTGTTGCTGGCGCGCACGGTGGCCGGCGTGGTGGCCGACGCCTGGGGTTGGCGCGCCGTGTACGTGGTGTCCGCCGCGATGGCGGCGTTGCTGGCGTGGGTGCTGCTGCGCCGCTTGCCTCGGCGCCGGCTGCCTACGGCAACGCTGTCCTACTGGGACTTGCTGCGGTCCATGGCGACGCTGCTGGCCACGGAACCCGTGCTGCGCGTGCGCGGCATGATCGCCTTGCTGATGTTCGCCGCCATCAGCGTGTTCTGGACGGCGCTGGTGCTGCCCTTGAGCGCGCCGCCCCATTCGTTGTCGCACGCGGCGGTGGGTGGCTTTGGCCTGGTGGGCGTATTGGGCGTGTTGATGGCCGCGCGGGCCGGCCGCTGGGCGGATCGCGGGCTGGGGCAGCGCACCACGGGCGCGGGCCTGGTGCTGCTGTGCCTGGCGTGGGCGCCCATTGCCTTGCTGGATCACAGCCTGTGGGCCTTGGCGCTGGGCGTGCTGGTGCTCGACGTGGCGCTGCAAGCGCTGCACGTGACGAATCAAACGATGATCTTCAGCATCAGCGCCCAGTCGCATAGCCGCCTGGTGGGCAGCTACATGATGTTCTACGCGGTGGGTAGCGGGCTGGGCGGCATTGCGTCCACGGCGGTGTACGCGCGCGCCGGCTGGCTGGGTGTGTGCGCGCTGGGCGCGGCCATCAGCGTGACGGCCTTGTTGTTCTGGGCGGCGACGTTGCCCCGCAAGGCATCGCCGCCGCCGTCGCGTCAGGGTTGTACCGCGTAG
- a CDS encoding MFS transporter produces MSDIPAPAILLSAPAAPAAHRWKVLAVGVAANAAFSAAAAGLPTTAVFMRAGYRLDNDQLGLALGLMGLGVALFELPWGLLTDRWGDRPVLLTGLSATAAALAWLSVFASPTAGVVPSLWLLAAGLVLVGVLGGSVNGASGRAVMAWFGDSERGLAMSIRQTAVPLGAGLGALLLPWLAARSGFAAVFGALAAMCAAAAVLAVCWLRDPGGLRGPGGLRGPGELPGPGELRGPSGPLRDARVWRAAAAIGLMCCPQFAVLTFATVFLHDFSQAGIGTLTAVMVAVQLGAMVARIASGRWTDRHGNRRAFLRRCAQLSALMFAALGAVAWLVSGGPTTPGAVLATAALLTAAGVCASAWHGVAYTELATLAGVNRAGTALGMANSCVYLGLFLTPVALPHVVAASSWPAAWVLAGVAMLAALPLLPRASWRAS; encoded by the coding sequence ATGTCCGACATCCCCGCCCCTGCGATTTTGCTGTCCGCCCCGGCCGCGCCCGCCGCGCACCGCTGGAAAGTGCTGGCGGTCGGCGTGGCCGCCAACGCGGCCTTTTCGGCCGCCGCCGCCGGCCTGCCGACCACGGCGGTGTTCATGCGTGCCGGTTATCGGCTGGACAACGATCAGCTTGGGCTGGCGCTGGGCTTGATGGGCCTGGGCGTGGCCTTGTTTGAATTGCCCTGGGGCCTGCTGACCGACCGCTGGGGCGACCGCCCCGTCCTGCTGACGGGCCTGAGCGCCACGGCAGCCGCGCTGGCCTGGCTAAGCGTGTTCGCCTCGCCCACGGCCGGTGTGGTGCCCAGCTTGTGGCTCTTGGCGGCGGGTCTGGTGCTGGTGGGCGTATTGGGCGGCAGCGTCAACGGCGCCAGCGGCCGGGCCGTGATGGCCTGGTTCGGCGATAGCGAACGCGGGCTTGCCATGAGCATCCGCCAGACCGCCGTGCCGCTGGGCGCAGGCCTGGGCGCCCTGCTGCTGCCTTGGCTGGCGGCACGGTCCGGGTTTGCCGCCGTCTTCGGCGCACTGGCCGCGATGTGCGCAGCGGCGGCGGTGCTGGCGGTGTGCTGGCTGCGCGATCCGGGCGGATTGCGCGGTCCGGGCGGATTGCGCGGTCCGGGCGAACTGCCCGGTCCGGGCGAATTGCGCGGTCCGAGCGGCCCGTTGCGCGATGCGCGCGTCTGGCGCGCGGCGGCGGCGATCGGCCTGATGTGCTGCCCGCAGTTCGCGGTGCTGACCTTCGCCACGGTGTTCCTGCACGACTTCAGCCAGGCGGGCATCGGAACGCTGACTGCCGTGATGGTGGCGGTGCAGTTGGGCGCGATGGTGGCGCGCATCGCCAGCGGCCGGTGGACTGATCGGCACGGCAACCGACGCGCCTTTTTGCGCCGCTGCGCGCAACTGAGCGCGCTGATGTTCGCGGCGTTGGGCGCGGTCGCTTGGCTGGTCAGTGGCGGCCCCACCACGCCGGGCGCGGTGCTTGCCACGGCAGCCCTGCTGACGGCGGCGGGCGTGTGCGCGTCGGCCTGGCACGGCGTGGCATATACCGAACTGGCGACGCTGGCCGGCGTGAACCGGGCCGGCACGGCGTTGGGCATGGCGAACAGCTGCGTCTACCTGGGCCTGTTCCTGACGCCCGTTGCGCTGCCGCACGTGGTGGCGGCCAGCTCGTGGCCCGCCGCCTGGGTGCTGGCGGGCGTGGCGATGCTGGCCGCCCTGCCGCTGTTGCCGCGCGCGTCATGGCGGGCGAGCTGA
- a CDS encoding flavodoxin family protein, giving the protein MNQNHPSQRLLVLVGSPRRDGNSAALGAAAQRGANAAGISTSLLFLDDYLHGFLSDLRHQPAPNDRYSELFLEHFLPADGVLICTPIYWYGMSAQTKAFFDRSFSHYAGSGPEPERVKARMTGKRLGLAVASEETYPGAALGIVHQVQEYARYSHSEFVGYVHGAGNLRGEIAADPRQPLLAAEQLGASFFTRKYSDYRIETPRPHNVWEPARSSTPGVLP; this is encoded by the coding sequence ATGAATCAAAATCATCCATCCCAACGCCTGCTGGTCCTGGTCGGCAGCCCCCGCCGCGACGGCAACAGCGCAGCATTAGGCGCCGCCGCGCAACGTGGCGCAAACGCCGCCGGCATATCCACCAGCCTGCTTTTCCTGGACGATTACCTCCACGGATTCCTGTCCGACCTGCGCCACCAACCCGCGCCCAATGACCGCTATTCGGAACTGTTTCTTGAACACTTCCTGCCTGCCGATGGCGTGCTGATCTGCACGCCCATTTATTGGTACGGCATGTCGGCGCAGACCAAGGCTTTCTTTGACCGTTCGTTCAGCCACTATGCCGGCAGCGGCCCCGAGCCGGAACGCGTCAAGGCACGCATGACGGGCAAGCGCCTGGGCCTGGCGGTGGCGTCCGAGGAAACCTACCCCGGGGCGGCGCTGGGCATCGTGCATCAGGTGCAGGAATACGCGCGCTATTCGCATTCCGAATTCGTGGGCTATGTGCACGGCGCGGGCAACCTGCGCGGAGAAATCGCGGCCGATCCGCGCCAGCCCTTATTGGCGGCCGAGCAGCTGGGCGCGTCGTTCTTTACCCGGAAATATTCCGATTACCGCATCGAAACGCCCCGCCCTCACAACGTCTGGGAACCCGCGCGCAGCAGCACGCCGGGCGTACTGCCGTAG
- a CDS encoding AraC family transcriptional regulator, with amino-acid sequence MAASEHIWHCGAGLPGDVLIADLRAYRYAPHFHDAWSIGAIERGRCSFTVQGHTHVAATGDLVVIAPGQVHTGGTSDAPLAYRMAYIDPAWFDDHARAMLGGAARISGPVIRAPALCAQWLHALAPGAMDDGERRERISAALLGLLGAHGDATAPADSDASDVCALLRERMATDPACAPDLDALARAQDRHRTTLVKQFARRYGLPPQAWLRNWRVARARVLLRGGVPLAQAAQAVGFADQAHLTRVFKQVYGSTPGVLLRAGSQTL; translated from the coding sequence ATGGCTGCATCTGAACATATCTGGCATTGCGGCGCGGGCCTACCCGGCGACGTCTTGATCGCGGACCTGCGGGCGTATCGCTACGCGCCGCACTTTCATGATGCCTGGTCGATCGGCGCCATCGAACGCGGCCGGTGCTCTTTTACCGTACAGGGCCACACCCACGTCGCCGCCACCGGCGACCTGGTGGTGATCGCACCCGGCCAGGTGCACACGGGCGGCACGTCGGACGCGCCGCTGGCCTATCGCATGGCGTACATCGACCCGGCCTGGTTCGATGACCACGCGCGCGCCATGCTGGGAGGCGCCGCGCGCATATCGGGCCCCGTGATCCGCGCGCCCGCGTTGTGCGCACAATGGCTACACGCGCTGGCGCCCGGCGCCATGGACGACGGCGAACGCCGCGAACGAATCTCGGCCGCGCTGCTAGGCCTGCTTGGCGCGCACGGCGACGCGACCGCGCCTGCGGACAGCGACGCGTCCGACGTCTGCGCGTTGCTGCGCGAACGCATGGCGACCGATCCCGCCTGCGCGCCGGACCTTGACGCGCTGGCCCGCGCGCAGGACCGTCACCGCACCACGCTGGTCAAGCAGTTTGCCCGCCGCTACGGGCTTCCACCACAAGCGTGGCTGCGCAATTGGCGCGTGGCGCGCGCACGGGTGTTGTTGCGTGGCGGCGTGCCGCTGGCGCAAGCGGCCCAGGCCGTGGGTTTCGCCGACCAGGCGCACCTGACGCGCGTGTTCAAGCAGGTCTACGGCAGTACGCCCGGCGTGCTGCTGCGCGCGGGTTCCCAGACGTTGTGA
- a CDS encoding LysR substrate-binding domain-containing protein, whose product MFSTLPVTALRAFEAAARLRSFKLAAAELAVTPTAVSHQIKSLERQVGFALFDRAPRSVKLTDKGARLFISVHGALLDIAQTLDGLRPEPASGALTLSTTHSFAALWLVPRLGRFHQAFPQYQLNLQTGADPVDLLQDASVDVAVRYSRRAYPALHTAATLPEWFGVYGAPGLIAQMAKTRAAKAAPALVTVRWRDSDLYEQGWLAWCQAARMPAWRQPAAVHAYAEEHYALQAAIAGQGLVLASSVMVSDSVRAGTLAAYRPQVRVPGAAYTALCAPGRERHPPVRAFLAWLTREFQA is encoded by the coding sequence ATGTTTTCGACCTTGCCGGTGACCGCCCTGCGCGCGTTCGAGGCCGCCGCGCGGCTGCGCAGTTTCAAGCTGGCCGCCGCTGAATTGGCGGTGACGCCCACGGCGGTGTCGCACCAGATCAAGTCGCTGGAACGGCAGGTGGGATTTGCGCTGTTCGACCGCGCGCCACGCAGCGTAAAACTGACGGACAAAGGCGCGCGCCTTTTCATCAGCGTGCACGGCGCGCTGCTGGACATTGCGCAAACGCTGGACGGCTTGCGCCCCGAACCGGCCTCCGGCGCCTTGACGCTATCGACCACGCATTCCTTCGCGGCCCTGTGGCTGGTGCCGCGACTGGGGCGCTTTCATCAGGCCTTTCCGCAATACCAGCTGAACCTGCAAACCGGCGCCGACCCCGTGGATCTGCTGCAAGACGCCAGCGTGGACGTGGCGGTGCGCTATAGCCGACGCGCCTATCCCGCCCTGCACACCGCCGCGACGCTGCCCGAGTGGTTTGGCGTCTACGGCGCGCCCGGGCTCATCGCGCAGATGGCGAAGACGCGCGCGGCCAAAGCGGCGCCTGCCTTGGTGACGGTGCGCTGGCGCGATTCGGATCTGTACGAACAAGGCTGGCTGGCGTGGTGCCAGGCGGCGCGCATGCCCGCTTGGCGCCAACCCGCGGCCGTGCACGCCTACGCAGAAGAACACTACGCGCTGCAAGCCGCCATCGCGGGGCAGGGGCTGGTGCTGGCCAGTTCGGTCATGGTGTCCGACAGCGTGCGCGCCGGCACCCTGGCCGCGTACCGGCCGCAGGTGCGCGTGCCCGGCGCAGCCTACACGGCCCTGTGCGCGCCCGGGCGCGAACGCCATCCCCCAGTCAGGGCCTTTTTGGCGTGGCTGACGCGGGAATTCCAGGCGTAG